A part of Quatrionicoccus australiensis genomic DNA contains:
- a CDS encoding ABC transporter ATP-binding protein yields MEFGADGIAIRVRDVGMRFTLADGSERTALEGISFDLQAGAFLAVIGQSGCGKSTLLRLLMGLAQPSEGSIRMFGATSLGRKLRCAMVFQHAELFPWRTALGNIEFGLEVAGVPADLRRKRAWLLLEQLGLQSAAELRPHQLSGGMRQRVGLARALATEPDILLMDEPFAALDACTRADLQVELNRLHEGSKKTVVFVTHDVDEASALADSILVMTPQGRVMSHVATGLQRPRGDLEKLRTSSDFAQMRYMTAQLLRRPESGEIL; encoded by the coding sequence ATGGAATTCGGAGCTGACGGCATTGCCATTCGTGTTCGAGATGTCGGCATGCGTTTTACACTGGCCGACGGATCAGAGCGAACCGCCCTGGAGGGGATTTCTTTTGATTTGCAGGCCGGTGCATTTCTTGCCGTAATTGGCCAGAGCGGTTGTGGGAAAAGTACCTTGTTGCGACTCTTGATGGGGCTTGCCCAACCGAGTGAGGGCTCGATCCGGATGTTTGGTGCCACGTCGCTTGGGCGAAAATTGCGATGTGCCATGGTGTTTCAGCATGCTGAACTTTTTCCCTGGCGAACGGCGCTCGGCAACATTGAGTTTGGTTTGGAAGTCGCGGGGGTGCCGGCTGATCTGCGAAGAAAGCGGGCTTGGCTACTGTTGGAGCAACTGGGTTTGCAGAGCGCAGCTGAATTGAGGCCACACCAGTTGTCAGGTGGTATGCGACAACGTGTCGGGCTTGCCCGCGCGCTCGCCACCGAGCCGGATATTTTGCTCATGGATGAGCCGTTCGCAGCGCTGGATGCTTGTACCCGTGCCGATCTGCAGGTCGAGTTGAATCGTCTTCACGAGGGGTCAAAGAAGACTGTTGTCTTCGTCACGCACGATGTTGATGAGGCCTCCGCTCTGGCTGATTCCATTCTTGTGATGACCCCTCAAGGGCGGGTGATGAGTCACGTTGCTACTGGTTTGCAACGTCCCAGAGGTGACCTCGAGAAGCTCAGAACCAGCAGTGATTTTGCGCAAATGAGATACATGACGGCGCAGTTGCTTCGTCGTCCGGAAAGCGGAGAGATTTTGTGA
- a CDS encoding ABC transporter substrate-binding protein, whose protein sequence is MEFDLNDRGLPSSPARRKLLGQGAAFALATIVPSQQVRCATRQAWRHGIVQAKGDSGFFYMAQRQGYMERRGLLVEILEFKGGKDVVRALLAGELDSADIEAVETLSAVEKGASLRFVGSSILGFPYALFVRPEITSWQQLADKRFGISAPGSTPHVMSLAMLRAKGVSAARVQFMNAGGSAGRIKALAAGRLDAVAASSEFIPLAQQLGIKVFIHSRDIVPEFPRFFVVASAKTLKARPEQTIQFLAGYLEGLRYCAEHRDATIKLAAEIDGSGDTVRYAYIFDEVTQRKLLSLNMEIPVDRIRWVHDLMLNLGELSGPLNVNPLVVGQYREAALKLLQSA, encoded by the coding sequence ATGGAGTTCGATCTGAACGATAGGGGGCTGCCGAGCAGTCCTGCACGCCGCAAATTGTTGGGGCAGGGGGCAGCTTTTGCACTGGCGACGATAGTCCCGTCGCAGCAAGTACGATGTGCGACGCGGCAGGCGTGGCGGCATGGCATCGTTCAGGCCAAGGGTGATTCCGGCTTTTTCTACATGGCGCAACGCCAGGGGTACATGGAACGCCGCGGTCTCCTGGTTGAGATATTGGAATTTAAGGGCGGTAAAGACGTTGTTCGCGCCCTGCTTGCCGGCGAACTCGATAGTGCTGATATAGAAGCCGTCGAAACCTTGTCGGCGGTTGAAAAGGGGGCATCCCTGCGCTTTGTCGGTTCAAGCATTCTCGGCTTTCCTTATGCGCTGTTTGTTCGGCCCGAAATTACCAGTTGGCAACAACTGGCAGACAAACGTTTTGGCATATCAGCGCCCGGTTCTACGCCCCACGTGATGTCGCTTGCCATGCTGCGCGCCAAAGGTGTGAGTGCTGCCCGGGTACAGTTCATGAATGCGGGGGGAAGTGCCGGCCGGATCAAGGCACTTGCTGCCGGGCGCCTTGACGCGGTTGCCGCTTCAAGTGAGTTTATTCCGCTGGCCCAGCAACTTGGAATCAAGGTTTTTATTCATTCCCGGGACATCGTTCCAGAGTTTCCCCGCTTTTTCGTTGTGGCGAGCGCGAAAACCTTAAAAGCCCGTCCCGAACAGACCATTCAGTTCCTGGCTGGCTATCTCGAAGGCTTGCGTTACTGTGCCGAGCATCGTGACGCCACCATCAAACTAGCTGCGGAGATCGACGGTAGTGGCGATACCGTTAGGTACGCTTATATTTTTGACGAAGTGACTCAACGGAAATTGCTCTCCCTCAACATGGAAATTCCGGTTGATCGTATTCGCTGGGTACATGACCTGATGCTCAATCTTGGCGAGTTGTCCGGGCCGCTCAACGTCAATCCATTGGTGGTAGGGCAATATCGGGAGGCCGCTTTGAAACTGCTTCAAAGCGCCTGA
- a CDS encoding ribulose-bisphosphate carboxylase has translation MDQSKRYADLSLREAELIAGGRHILCAYKMKPKAGHGYLEAAAHFAAESSTGTNVEVCTTDDFTKGVDALVYLIDEASEEMRIAYPLDLFDRNMTDGRMMLASFLTLTIGNNQGMGDIEHAKMYDFYMPRRAIELFDGPAKDIADLWRMLGRPVRDGGYIAGTIIKPKLGLRPEPFARAAYEFWLGGDFIKNDEPQGNQVFAPLKQTIPLVYDAMKRAMDETGEAKLFSMNITADDHFEMCARADFALETFGPDADKLAFLVDGYVGGPGMITTARRQYPNQYLHYHRAGHGAVTSPSSKRGYTAYVLAKMSRLQGASGIHVGTMGYGKMEGDKDDRAIAYIIERDSYTGPAYHQEWYGMKPTTPIISGGMNALRLPGFFANLGHGNVINTAGGGAYGHLDSPAAGARSLRQAYECWKAGADPLDWAREHHEFARAFASFPQDADALYPGWRQKLAA, from the coding sequence ATGGACCAATCAAAACGCTATGCCGACCTGAGCCTGCGCGAGGCCGAGCTGATTGCCGGCGGCCGGCACATCCTGTGTGCCTACAAGATGAAACCCAAGGCCGGGCATGGCTATCTCGAGGCGGCGGCGCATTTTGCCGCCGAGTCGTCGACCGGGACCAATGTCGAGGTATGCACCACCGACGACTTCACCAAGGGGGTCGATGCGCTGGTCTATCTGATCGATGAAGCGAGCGAGGAGATGCGCATCGCCTACCCACTCGACCTCTTCGACCGCAACATGACGGACGGGCGCATGATGCTCGCCTCCTTCCTCACCCTGACCATAGGCAACAACCAGGGCATGGGCGACATCGAGCACGCCAAGATGTACGATTTCTACATGCCGCGCCGCGCCATCGAGCTGTTCGACGGCCCGGCCAAGGACATCGCCGATCTCTGGCGCATGCTCGGCCGGCCGGTCAGGGATGGCGGCTACATCGCCGGCACCATCATCAAGCCCAAGCTCGGCCTGCGCCCGGAGCCCTTCGCGCGCGCCGCCTACGAGTTCTGGCTGGGCGGCGACTTCATCAAGAACGATGAGCCGCAGGGCAACCAGGTCTTCGCGCCGCTCAAGCAGACCATCCCGCTCGTCTATGACGCGATGAAGCGCGCCATGGACGAAACCGGCGAGGCCAAGCTGTTCTCGATGAACATCACCGCCGATGACCATTTCGAGATGTGCGCGCGCGCCGACTTCGCGCTGGAAACCTTCGGCCCGGATGCCGACAAGCTGGCCTTCCTCGTCGACGGCTACGTCGGCGGGCCGGGCATGATCACCACGGCGCGCCGCCAGTACCCGAACCAGTACCTGCATTACCACCGCGCCGGCCACGGTGCCGTCACCTCGCCCTCGTCGAAGCGCGGCTACACCGCCTACGTTCTGGCCAAGATGAGCCGCCTGCAGGGCGCTTCCGGCATCCATGTCGGCACCATGGGCTACGGCAAGATGGAGGGCGACAAGGACGACCGCGCCATCGCCTACATCATCGAGCGCGACAGCTACACCGGCCCGGCCTATCACCAGGAGTGGTACGGCATGAAGCCGACGACGCCGATCATTTCGGGCGGCATGAACGCGCTGCGCCTGCCCGGCTTTTTCGCCAATCTCGGGCACGGCAACGTGATCAACACGGCCGGCGGCGGCGCCTACGGCCATCTCGATTCGCCGGCCGCCGGCGCGCGCTCGCTGCGCCAGGCCTACGAATGCTGGAAGGCGGGGGCTGATCCGCTCGACTGGGCCAGGGAGCACCACGAATTCGCGCGGGCCTTTGCATCGTTTCCGCAGGATGCCGATGCGCTTTATCCCGGCTGGCGCCAAAAGCTCGCGGCATGA
- a CDS encoding class I adenylate-forming enzyme family protein, whose translation MNVADLLARQAVKMPHATAVIQAERILSFAEFDALVWGLCRCFRENGLLVGDVVGVHVQNPLLHLATILALARSGMVSVAISTLGSDGQASRNILLRAAVSAVIDDAGSLNWGCQKQINLDPVHALNLQGEHDESLRVDLPNARMMLRTSSGTTGLPKIVEATHASMIASIRREIACIGYPVGERYLTPVALQFDGPRRRYLSCLASGATAVMPSGVPSFTSLFALIDQHDIRHFSCVPSQAYQMALSVPPGKQRFPQMRCFRLSAGPSEAQLHQFLRERLTPNICISYGCTELGPLTVAKPDLVTSKPQSVGYAMPGIELEIVSANDDPVPAGAVGIVRLRTEGMPAGYLGDPAATEKYFRNGWFYPGDLGSIAEDGLVFHLGRADDMMIMNGVNIYPAEIEQAMMSHPAVVDAVAMPLKHKVVNDIPVCVLALGAGQALSEQELLVFARRRLESHSPKRIFVLDEIPRNEHGKVKRPELIQTIVSRLQAET comes from the coding sequence ATGAACGTAGCGGACTTGCTGGCGCGTCAAGCGGTAAAAATGCCCCATGCAACGGCGGTTATTCAGGCAGAAAGAATATTAAGCTTTGCCGAATTTGACGCCCTGGTGTGGGGCCTGTGCCGTTGTTTTCGTGAAAATGGCTTGCTGGTTGGTGATGTTGTGGGCGTACATGTGCAGAATCCGCTTTTGCACCTGGCCACAATCCTTGCTCTCGCGCGTTCAGGCATGGTCAGTGTTGCCATATCGACGCTTGGCAGTGATGGTCAGGCCAGCCGGAATATCCTGCTGCGGGCCGCTGTCTCTGCCGTCATCGATGATGCGGGCAGCCTGAACTGGGGATGCCAGAAACAAATCAATCTTGATCCTGTGCATGCGCTTAATCTCCAGGGGGAGCACGATGAAAGCCTGAGAGTCGATCTGCCCAATGCCCGGATGATGTTGAGGACATCATCCGGGACCACAGGTCTGCCAAAGATCGTCGAAGCGACTCATGCAAGCATGATCGCATCGATCCGGCGCGAGATTGCCTGCATTGGTTACCCGGTGGGCGAGCGTTATCTGACACCCGTTGCCTTGCAGTTTGACGGACCACGGCGGCGTTATCTGTCATGCCTGGCCTCCGGTGCGACTGCGGTAATGCCTTCGGGTGTGCCGAGCTTTACCTCGCTTTTTGCGTTGATCGATCAACACGATATACGGCATTTTTCCTGTGTGCCGAGCCAAGCCTATCAAATGGCATTGTCAGTGCCTCCCGGCAAGCAACGCTTTCCGCAGATGCGCTGTTTCCGTCTCAGTGCAGGCCCCTCGGAGGCTCAGCTCCACCAGTTTTTGCGTGAGCGATTGACGCCCAATATATGCATTAGTTACGGTTGTACCGAGTTGGGGCCTCTTACGGTTGCCAAGCCGGATTTGGTCACGAGCAAACCGCAATCGGTCGGCTACGCGATGCCGGGAATTGAACTGGAAATTGTGTCTGCCAACGATGATCCAGTGCCGGCGGGCGCTGTTGGCATAGTTCGGCTCCGCACCGAAGGAATGCCTGCGGGCTATCTCGGCGACCCGGCGGCGACTGAGAAATATTTCAGAAATGGTTGGTTCTATCCCGGTGATCTGGGCTCGATCGCGGAGGATGGTCTGGTCTTTCACTTGGGGCGAGCCGATGACATGATGATCATGAACGGGGTCAATATCTATCCGGCCGAGATCGAGCAGGCAATGATGTCTCATCCTGCGGTGGTTGATGCTGTTGCAATGCCACTTAAGCACAAGGTTGTTAACGATATTCCCGTTTGTGTGCTGGCTCTTGGGGCTGGTCAGGCCTTATCCGAACAGGAGTTGCTGGTGTTTGCCCGCAGGCGCCTTGAATCACATAGTCCCAAGAGGATTTTTGTTCTGGATGAAATCCCACGAAATGAGCATGGCAAGGTGAAGCGTCCGGAGTTGATACAAACAATCGTTTCGAGGCTTCAGGCTGAAACGTAA
- a CDS encoding LysR family transcriptional regulator, whose protein sequence is MNFVRSLTLRQLQIFVVAARHLSYARAAEELHLTPPAVSMQLKQLEDNVGLPLFERLGRGVALTGAGEMLVHHAQRILGEIKDAEANLQGLLGAETGQLSVGLVSTAKYFMPRLLAKFAQDNPGVEVQFTVGNRAGLLQKLQDNAIDLAVMGRIPVEIDAHAEPMASHPYVLIAPADHPLRAARDFDLQELRHETFLLREEGSGSRRVVEEMFKNHLFTPARTISMGSNETIKQAVMAGMGVSLLSLHTLPLELKTGEISVLDVQGTPIERTWYVVHMNSKRLLPAGQKFRSFLLDHAAPGLEQEYGVHLRRPEAAAS, encoded by the coding sequence GTGAATTTCGTTCGCAGCCTGACCCTGCGCCAGTTGCAGATCTTTGTCGTCGCCGCCCGCCACTTGAGCTACGCGCGCGCCGCCGAGGAGCTGCACCTGACGCCGCCGGCCGTTTCGATGCAGTTGAAGCAGCTCGAGGACAACGTCGGCCTGCCGCTGTTCGAGCGGCTCGGACGCGGCGTGGCGCTGACCGGAGCGGGCGAAATGCTGGTCCATCACGCGCAGCGCATCCTCGGCGAAATCAAGGATGCCGAAGCCAACCTGCAGGGCCTGCTCGGTGCCGAGACGGGCCAGCTCTCGGTCGGCCTGGTCAGCACCGCCAAGTATTTCATGCCGCGCCTGCTCGCCAAGTTCGCCCAGGACAATCCGGGCGTCGAAGTGCAGTTCACCGTCGGCAACCGGGCCGGTCTGCTGCAGAAGCTGCAGGACAACGCAATCGACCTCGCCGTCATGGGCCGCATCCCGGTCGAGATCGACGCGCACGCCGAGCCGATGGCCAGCCACCCATACGTGCTGATCGCACCGGCCGACCACCCGCTGCGCGCGGCGCGCGACTTCGACCTGCAGGAGCTGCGCCATGAAACCTTCCTGCTGCGCGAGGAAGGCTCGGGCTCGCGTCGCGTCGTCGAGGAAATGTTCAAGAACCACCTGTTCACACCGGCGCGCACGATCAGCATGGGCAGCAACGAGACGATCAAGCAGGCGGTGATGGCCGGCATGGGCGTCAGCCTGCTCTCGCTGCACACCCTGCCGCTCGAACTGAAGACCGGCGAGATCAGCGTCCTCGACGTGCAGGGCACGCCGATCGAGCGCACCTGGTATGTCGTGCATATGAACAGCAAGCGCCTGCTGCCGGCCGGCCAGAAGTTCCGCTCCTTCCTGCTTGATCACGCCGCGCCCGGCCTCGAGCAGGAGTACGGGGTACATCTGCGCCGCCCGGAAGCAGCGGCCTCCTGA
- a CDS encoding DUF3422 family protein, with the protein MHPRLAAAELEEHPLRQRLNNEFHARPPVPLIGAMLVSHLVFKHSATTAPAERENLGKLCQNHLCNSIDSSDAHMMLDAGAFRVRWELHTEFSSYTFYRPLESGELLDPDVTAFDAVNPEWLAGIPGKLIVACHVELRSTDEISPESVLASLTPNGRTMVAAKVADESAWIFSDFKIDNGFSRFLILNAGMTQRQTGRTVQRLCEIETYRMMALLGLPVAKEVSRWLYTGEKQLAELMDRIGQARSPDDERTVLGTLSALAAEVEHSVARTTFRFGAAHAYHGLVMQRIEELRESRISGLPTFFEFMQRRLLPAMNTCQAISRRQEELSSRVARNSQLLRTRVDIELERQNQELLSQMNRRAKLQLRLQETVEGLSVVVLTYYGSQLVQYLAKGTKELHHLNTDVITAISIPLIASLVFWGTRQMRKKLAAEEGGAH; encoded by the coding sequence ATGCATCCCCGATTAGCCGCCGCCGAGCTTGAGGAGCACCCGCTCCGCCAGCGCCTGAACAACGAGTTCCACGCCCGCCCGCCAGTGCCGCTGATCGGCGCGATGCTGGTCTCGCACCTCGTCTTCAAGCACAGCGCGACGACCGCTCCGGCCGAGCGCGAAAATCTCGGCAAGCTGTGCCAGAACCATCTCTGCAACTCGATCGACAGTTCGGACGCGCACATGATGCTCGATGCCGGCGCCTTTCGCGTGCGCTGGGAGCTGCATACCGAATTCTCGAGCTACACCTTCTACCGGCCGCTCGAAAGCGGCGAACTGCTCGATCCGGACGTCACCGCCTTCGACGCGGTCAATCCGGAATGGCTGGCCGGCATTCCCGGCAAGCTGATCGTCGCTTGTCACGTCGAGCTGCGGTCGACCGACGAAATCAGCCCGGAATCGGTACTCGCCAGCCTGACCCCGAACGGCCGCACCATGGTCGCCGCCAAGGTGGCCGACGAATCGGCCTGGATCTTCAGCGACTTCAAGATCGACAACGGCTTCTCGCGCTTTCTCATCCTCAATGCCGGCATGACGCAGCGCCAGACCGGGCGCACCGTGCAGCGCCTGTGCGAGATCGAGACCTACCGCATGATGGCCCTGCTCGGCCTGCCCGTCGCCAAGGAAGTCAGCCGCTGGCTGTACACCGGCGAAAAGCAGCTTGCCGAGCTGATGGACCGCATCGGCCAGGCGCGCTCGCCCGACGACGAGCGCACCGTGCTCGGCACACTGTCGGCGCTCGCTGCCGAAGTCGAACATTCGGTGGCGCGCACCACCTTCCGTTTCGGCGCGGCGCACGCCTATCACGGCCTGGTCATGCAGCGCATCGAGGAATTGCGCGAAAGCCGCATCTCCGGCCTGCCGACCTTTTTCGAATTCATGCAGCGCCGCCTGCTGCCGGCGATGAACACCTGCCAGGCAATCAGCCGTCGCCAGGAAGAGCTCTCCAGCCGCGTCGCACGCAACAGCCAGTTGCTGCGCACCCGCGTCGATATCGAACTCGAGCGCCAGAACCAGGAGCTCCTGTCGCAGATGAACCGGCGCGCCAAATTGCAACTTCGCCTGCAGGAAACGGTCGAAGGCCTCTCCGTCGTCGTCCTCACCTATTACGGATCGCAGCTCGTGCAGTATCTGGCCAAAGGCACGAAGGAGCTGCATCACCTGAACACCGACGTGATCACCGCAATTTCGATCCCGCTGATCGCCAGCCTGGTGTTCTGGGGCACCCGCCAGATGCGGAAAAAACTCGCCGCTGAAGAAGGCGGCGCGCATTAA
- a CDS encoding phosphoribosylaminoimidazolesuccinocarboxamide synthase, protein MTAPLFQSSITSLQLLSKGKVRDIYAVDADKLLIITTDRLSAFDVILPDPIPRKGEVLQAVANFWFEKLGHVVPNQLTGIDPESVVAENERDQVRGRAVVVKRLKPLPIEAVVRGYVIGSGWKDYQETGAICGIALPAGLKMAQKLPSPIFTPATKAEVGDHDENVSYEQAAANCDATLADALKGTGKTGAQLCAEARDAAIRLYEEAAVFAATRGIIIADTKFEFGIDAAGTLHLIDEALTPDSSRFWPADQYEEGKNPPSYDKQYVRDYLETLDWGKVAPGPTLPADVIAKTSAKYIEAYEKLTGKTL, encoded by the coding sequence GTGACCGCACCTCTCTTCCAGTCTTCCATCACCAGCCTGCAACTGCTCTCCAAGGGCAAGGTCCGCGACATCTACGCGGTCGACGCCGACAAACTGCTGATTATCACCACCGACCGCCTGTCGGCCTTCGATGTCATCCTGCCGGACCCGATTCCGCGCAAGGGCGAAGTGCTGCAAGCCGTTGCCAACTTCTGGTTCGAAAAACTCGGCCACGTCGTGCCCAACCAGCTGACCGGCATTGATCCGGAAAGCGTCGTCGCCGAGAACGAACGCGACCAGGTGCGCGGCCGTGCCGTCGTCGTCAAGCGCCTCAAGCCGCTGCCGATCGAAGCCGTCGTGCGTGGCTACGTGATCGGTTCCGGCTGGAAGGATTACCAGGAAACCGGCGCCATCTGCGGCATCGCCCTGCCGGCCGGCCTCAAGATGGCCCAGAAGCTGCCGTCCCCGATCTTCACCCCGGCCACCAAGGCCGAAGTCGGCGACCACGACGAAAACGTCTCCTACGAGCAGGCCGCCGCCAACTGCGACGCCACCCTCGCCGACGCCCTCAAGGGCACCGGCAAGACCGGCGCCCAGCTCTGCGCCGAAGCCCGCGATGCGGCCATCCGCCTCTACGAGGAAGCGGCCGTCTTCGCCGCAACGCGCGGCATCATCATCGCCGACACCAAGTTCGAATTCGGCATTGACGCCGCCGGCACCCTGCACCTGATCGACGAAGCCCTGACCCCGGATTCCTCGCGTTTCTGGCCGGCCGACCAGTACGAGGAAGGCAAGAACCCGCCGTCCTACGACAAGCAGTACGTCCGCGACTACCTCGAAACCCTGGACTGGGGCAAAGTCGCCCCCGGCCCGACCCTGCCGGCTGACGTCATCGCCAAGACCAGCGCCAAGTACATCGAAGCCTACGAAAAGCTCACCGGCAAGACGCTGTAA
- a CDS encoding ORF6N domain-containing protein has translation MSVGQTTIPVQSLIGSRILVLREQRAMLDSDLAELYGVETRVLVQAVKRNPDRFPEDFMFQLDNQDIVALRSQSVISKPGRGGRRTAPYAFTEQGVAMLSSVLNSPRAIAINIEIMRTFVRVRELANTHGDLAKRLNELEEKTEVLALQQDNFAHNTRAQLKQVFAAIRELMTPPEAPKRPIGFVKPETKG, from the coding sequence ATGAGTGTGGGTCAAACAACCATCCCGGTCCAGTCTTTGATCGGCAGTCGTATTCTGGTGCTGCGTGAACAGCGGGCAATGCTTGATAGCGATTTGGCCGAACTTTATGGCGTCGAAACACGCGTCCTGGTGCAAGCAGTGAAACGCAATCCTGATCGGTTTCCGGAAGATTTCATGTTTCAGCTTGATAATCAGGATATTGTGGCTTTGCGATCACAATCCGTGATCTCAAAGCCCGGGCGCGGTGGTCGCCGGACAGCTCCCTACGCCTTCACCGAACAAGGCGTTGCCATGCTTTCGTCAGTATTGAACAGCCCGCGTGCCATCGCGATCAATATCGAAATCATGCGCACCTTCGTGCGTGTGCGCGAACTCGCCAACACGCACGGCGACTTGGCCAAGCGGCTGAATGAACTGGAAGAAAAAACCGAAGTCCTGGCATTGCAGCAAGACAATTTTGCGCACAACACCCGCGCTCAACTGAAACAGGTTTTCGCGGCAATTCGTGAATTGATGACCCCGCCGGAAGCGCCGAAGCGGCCGATCGGGTTCGTGAAGCCAGAAACAAAAGGCTGA
- a CDS encoding ABC transporter permease, which yields MKRWVLPVTSFAMFLLLWEIWGRGGDPIISSCPSAVWSAFIHDLASGQLMRAIAQSLPALLAGYALAVMLGVPIGIFLGRSSRAEEMFGFYFVGLDASPLIAFVPLFVLWFGLGVEVRLMMVLVFCITPIVINTWRGVRAVPVTLIDVGKAFGASAAQITSKIVFPSVLPAVLTGLRLGIGRAVIATAISEIFTAMTGLGGLLLRRSESYDMAGSLVPALVLMSMGIVLTSLLAAIERSLFAWSCNRNTL from the coding sequence TTGAAACGCTGGGTTTTGCCAGTTACTTCCTTCGCCATGTTTTTGCTGCTTTGGGAAATTTGGGGGCGGGGTGGCGATCCCATCATCTCCTCCTGTCCAAGCGCTGTCTGGTCTGCATTCATTCATGATCTTGCCAGCGGGCAACTGATGCGTGCGATTGCTCAATCGCTACCGGCCCTGTTGGCCGGTTACGCGCTGGCAGTCATGCTCGGTGTGCCAATCGGAATATTTCTTGGTCGCTCGTCCCGGGCTGAAGAGATGTTTGGCTTTTACTTCGTTGGTCTGGATGCTTCTCCGCTGATTGCCTTTGTTCCTCTCTTTGTTCTCTGGTTTGGGCTGGGAGTGGAAGTGAGGTTGATGATGGTCCTGGTTTTTTGCATAACGCCCATCGTCATTAATACGTGGCGCGGCGTACGTGCCGTTCCAGTAACGCTGATTGATGTTGGCAAAGCCTTCGGCGCAAGTGCCGCTCAAATAACCAGCAAAATTGTTTTTCCTTCTGTACTGCCTGCTGTTTTGACAGGCCTGCGTTTGGGAATTGGTCGAGCCGTTATTGCGACAGCCATTTCGGAAATTTTTACGGCGATGACCGGCCTCGGCGGGTTGCTGCTGCGTCGTTCCGAAAGTTATGACATGGCCGGGTCGTTGGTGCCGGCCCTTGTGTTGATGAGTATGGGAATAGTCTTGACCAGTTTGCTGGCGGCAATCGAGCGGAGTTTGTTCGCGTGGTCTTGCAACCGGAATACGCTTTAA
- a CDS encoding DUF2189 domain-containing protein: MNPLSDFPAQGMPLPHIRRIGADRPWHWLRAGWRDVKANPLPSLAYGLLFALGGDLIILALLQSPHLLTVSISGFFLVAPLLAAGLYELSRRTEAGEKILFIDSLKCFRRNGQSLAFFGLILALVMLLWERFSAVAFALIGATSAPVASAYLNEILFAGQHLAFTATWLLLGGVLALFVYALSVVAVPLMLDRDADVASAMLCSLRAFVHNVVPLLLWAAMLVALTLLGFATLLFGLVLIMPILGHASWHAYRELVE, translated from the coding sequence ATGAATCCGCTGTCCGATTTCCCCGCCCAGGGGATGCCCTTGCCCCACATCCGGCGCATCGGCGCCGACCGTCCCTGGCACTGGCTGCGTGCCGGCTGGCGGGACGTCAAGGCGAACCCGCTGCCCTCGCTGGCCTACGGCCTGCTCTTCGCGCTCGGCGGCGACCTGATCATCCTCGCCCTGCTGCAGAGCCCGCATCTGCTCACGGTTTCGATTTCCGGCTTTTTCCTTGTCGCACCGCTGCTCGCGGCCGGGCTTTACGAGTTGAGCCGGCGAACAGAAGCCGGCGAGAAAATCCTGTTCATCGACTCGCTCAAATGCTTCCGGCGCAATGGCCAGTCGCTGGCTTTTTTCGGCCTGATCCTGGCGCTGGTCATGCTGCTCTGGGAGCGCTTTTCCGCCGTCGCCTTCGCCCTGATCGGGGCCACCTCGGCGCCGGTAGCCAGCGCCTATCTCAACGAAATCCTGTTCGCCGGCCAACACCTGGCGTTCACCGCCACCTGGTTGCTGCTCGGCGGCGTGCTGGCGCTCTTCGTCTATGCGCTGAGTGTCGTTGCGGTGCCGCTCATGCTCGACCGCGATGCCGACGTGGCCAGCGCCATGCTGTGCAGTCTGCGCGCCTTTGTACACAACGTCGTCCCGCTGCTGCTCTGGGCGGCAATGCTGGTGGCCCTGACCCTGCTCGGGTTCGCCACCCTGCTCTTCGGCCTGGTCCTGATCATGCCGATTCTCGGCCATGCCTCGTGGCATGCCTACCGCGAGCTTGTAGAATAG